From Streptomyces sp. NBC_00237, a single genomic window includes:
- a CDS encoding ParB/RepB/Spo0J family partition protein: MSPWTGRMPTRHLGDHCIQPTEYRRWRDAHARFARRPRDRELIAELVESIPAHGLKEPIIVGVDDRYHDLYVADGHHRAVALMQLGASVREFPFRWYWIRTFGVHMEREPFPWHLLETQVKRRG; the protein is encoded by the coding sequence GTGAGCCCGTGGACCGGCCGTATGCCCACCAGGCACCTCGGTGACCACTGCATCCAGCCGACCGAGTACCGCCGGTGGCGTGACGCGCACGCCCGGTTCGCCCGCCGCCCCCGTGATCGGGAACTCATTGCGGAACTCGTCGAGTCCATCCCCGCGCACGGACTGAAGGAGCCAATCATCGTGGGCGTCGACGACCGCTACCACGACCTGTATGTCGCCGACGGGCACCACCGGGCGGTCGCACTTATGCAGCTCGGCGCGAGCGTCCGAGAGTTCCCGTTCCGTTGGTACTGGATCAGGACCTTCGGCGTGCACATGGAGCGCGAGCCGTTCCCCTGGCACTTACTGGAAACCCAGGTGAAGCGCCGAGGGTGA
- a CDS encoding helix-turn-helix domain-containing protein — MPNPQLVTASDAAAYTGRSVGTIWRWASEGRISRYGTGKQVRYDLREMQGKATDEWTGEVMLAEPPPLPEGARAA, encoded by the coding sequence GTGCCGAACCCTCAGCTCGTCACTGCGTCCGACGCTGCTGCCTACACGGGCCGGTCCGTCGGGACCATCTGGCGGTGGGCCTCCGAAGGCCGCATCAGCAGGTACGGCACCGGCAAGCAAGTCCGTTACGACCTGCGCGAGATGCAGGGCAAGGCCACCGACGAATGGACCGGCGAAGTCATGCTCGCCGAACCGCCGCCACTTCCCGAAGGCGCCCGCGCCGCCTGA
- a CDS encoding glycosyltransferase family 2 protein, translating to MADDLLVIIPTRGRPASVPALVQAWDDTGATADLLFAVDTDDPELAEYKKHQAALKGDDRFRFTYGKRRRLVGTLNQQAAKAAKGYRFLAFMGDDHRPRSAGWDERIRICLSGGPGIVYGNDLLQGEAMATAVAMTSDIVATLGYMAPPSMVHLCVDLCWVDWGRGMGRITYLDDMVIEHLHPANGKAELDAGYEEVNGDAMVTADSAAYYEYRDGGALEADLAKLRQLVEEAV from the coding sequence ATGGCCGACGACCTGCTCGTCATCATCCCCACCCGCGGCAGGCCCGCCAGTGTTCCCGCCCTCGTTCAGGCGTGGGACGACACAGGAGCTACCGCCGACCTGCTGTTCGCCGTCGACACCGACGACCCCGAGCTCGCCGAGTACAAGAAGCACCAGGCGGCACTAAAGGGCGACGACCGCTTCCGGTTTACCTACGGCAAGCGTCGGCGGCTCGTCGGCACCCTCAACCAGCAGGCGGCCAAGGCGGCCAAGGGCTACCGCTTCCTGGCGTTCATGGGTGACGACCACCGGCCCCGCTCGGCTGGCTGGGACGAGCGCATCCGCATCTGCCTCTCCGGCGGGCCCGGCATCGTCTACGGCAACGACCTGCTGCAGGGCGAAGCCATGGCCACCGCCGTCGCCATGACGTCCGACATCGTCGCCACGCTCGGCTACATGGCGCCACCCAGCATGGTCCATCTCTGCGTTGATCTGTGCTGGGTCGACTGGGGCAGGGGCATGGGGCGCATCACGTACCTGGACGACATGGTGATCGAGCACCTCCACCCGGCGAATGGCAAGGCCGAACTGGACGCCGGATACGAAGAGGTCAACGGAGACGCCATGGTCACCGCCGACTCCGCCGCCTACTACGAATACCGGGACGGCGGGGCACTCGAAGCCGACCTCGCCAAGCTGCGACAGCTCGTCGAGGAGGCAGTGTGA
- a CDS encoding bifunctional 2-polyprenyl-6-hydroxyphenol methylase/3-demethylubiquinol 3-O-methyltransferase UbiG: protein MTAESVIAAWDQASPEAIHPLRGVSERAYWGSGEEQAAMLATVIPAGAKVLDFGCGDGRVAIPMAGLGYEVTAVDSSQRMLDRLIERTTGVTAVHAAADGIAAHLGRRRMDAVYCLAVLIHHSYADCLDTVGKLRAATKLGGVLVLDWPVSDQPAEADSWIGVTTWSREQQADVCRDLGLEPVDSELPWGVYRAVRT from the coding sequence GTGACCGCCGAATCGGTGATCGCAGCCTGGGATCAGGCCAGCCCCGAAGCGATCCATCCGCTGCGCGGCGTCTCCGAGCGCGCCTACTGGGGTTCCGGGGAAGAGCAGGCGGCGATGCTCGCCACGGTCATCCCGGCTGGCGCCAAGGTGCTGGACTTCGGGTGCGGGGACGGCCGCGTCGCCATCCCCATGGCCGGACTCGGCTACGAGGTCACCGCGGTCGATTCGTCGCAGCGCATGCTGGACAGGCTCATCGAACGCACCACCGGCGTCACCGCCGTACACGCTGCGGCAGACGGCATCGCCGCCCACCTCGGCCGCCGGCGCATGGACGCCGTCTACTGCCTGGCCGTCCTTATCCACCACAGCTACGCGGACTGCCTCGACACCGTCGGGAAGCTGCGGGCCGCGACCAAGCTCGGCGGCGTTCTTGTCCTCGACTGGCCCGTCTCCGATCAGCCGGCTGAAGCCGACTCGTGGATTGGCGTCACCACCTGGTCCCGCGAGCAGCAGGCCGACGTCTGTCGAGACCTCGGCCTGGAGCCGGTCGACAGCGAACTGCCGTGGGGCGTGTACAGGGCGGTCAGGACGTGA
- a CDS encoding NAD-dependent epimerase/dehydratase family protein: MDVLLTGNRGFVGRHLQAAMEARGWDVHGIELDPLHSDALDLFRYSTDVYDLAIHCAAIVGGRASIDGSPLGVATNLALDSWYMRWLARSYIPRAVYFSSSAAYPVALQQPGEVHRLVEGDIDYEQPGRPDATYGLAKLTGEQLCQYVEAEGTKMTVLRPFSGYGSDQADCYPFPAFIARAKARQDPFEVWGDGSSTRDWIHIDDLVGATLAAVEQEVTGPVNLGWGRATSFDELAGYVTQAAGYSPRIQHLSAAPQGVHHRVCDPKRMLAFYDPQVTLEEGIRRALND; this comes from the coding sequence ATGGACGTTCTCCTCACAGGCAACCGTGGATTCGTCGGCAGGCATCTACAGGCCGCGATGGAGGCGCGTGGTTGGGACGTCCACGGCATAGAGCTCGATCCCCTGCACTCCGACGCCCTTGACCTCTTCCGCTACAGCACCGACGTCTACGACCTCGCCATTCACTGCGCTGCGATTGTCGGGGGCCGGGCCTCCATCGACGGCAGCCCGCTCGGCGTCGCCACGAACCTGGCGCTCGACTCCTGGTACATGCGGTGGCTGGCGCGCAGCTACATTCCGCGCGCCGTGTACTTCAGTTCCTCGGCCGCCTACCCGGTCGCCCTCCAGCAGCCTGGTGAGGTTCACCGGCTCGTCGAGGGCGACATCGACTACGAGCAGCCTGGTCGGCCTGACGCGACCTACGGACTCGCCAAGCTGACAGGTGAGCAGCTCTGTCAGTACGTAGAGGCCGAGGGCACGAAGATGACGGTGCTGCGGCCGTTCTCCGGGTACGGCAGCGACCAGGCGGATTGCTACCCGTTCCCGGCGTTCATCGCCCGTGCCAAGGCGAGGCAGGACCCTTTCGAGGTGTGGGGCGACGGCAGTTCGACGCGGGACTGGATCCACATCGACGACCTCGTCGGCGCCACGCTCGCGGCCGTTGAGCAGGAAGTCACCGGGCCGGTGAATCTCGGCTGGGGCAGGGCGACCAGCTTCGACGAGCTGGCCGGCTACGTCACCCAGGCCGCCGGATACAGCCCGCGCATCCAGCACCTCAGCGCCGCACCGCAAGGCGTGCACCACAGGGTGTGCGACCCGAAGCGGATGCTCGCGTTCTACGACCCGCAGGTCACCCTCGAAGAGGGGATCCGGCGGGCGCTCAACGACTGA